A window from Pagrus major chromosome 4, Pma_NU_1.0 encodes these proteins:
- the LOC140994359 gene encoding hexokinase HKDC1-like: MFAVHLVSFYFSKLQEDPTKKVDRFLYAMRLHDDQLKDISARFQAEMKKGLSSESNAAAAVKMLPTQVRSTPEGTEKGQFLALDLGGSKFKVLQVKVREGMGIRKGGVEMEEKIYPIPKEVLSGRGAELFDHVSESLKDFLHEKNISLEKKHPLAFTFSFACEQSKLDQGLLLNWSKNYRVRGLQGKDVVQTLREAIDRTGGMNVEVLAMVNDTVATMMTCGFDDQYCDVGLIIGTGTNACYMEGLRNVDLVEGDEGRMCINTEWGGFGDDGALNDYITEFDRDVDAASNNPGKQIFEKMISGMYLGELVRLVVLKMAKRGKLFDGRVSDALRTTGKITTAHVAAMEQYKTGLKNTREILTELDLDPSPDDCVAVQHVSTIVSFRSSNLVAAGLAAILSRIKQNRNLRTLRITVGVDGTLYKTHPQYPKRLHKVVRRLLPECHVRFVLSDSGSSKGAALVTAVAQRLASLRRQVDETLCPFNLSQEQLQLVKARMRAGLEAGLKTKGPSAIKMLPSFVYRTPDGTEHGKYLALDLGGTNFRAMMVNFKKQNARLYHKIYTIPLEIMQGTGEELFDHIAQCVSDFLDYMGMKNAHLPAGFTFSFPCEQTAIDTGTLVSWTKGYKATDCEGHDVVSMLREAIKRRNEFDLDIAAVVNDTVGTMMSCAYEDPQCEIGLIAGTGTNVCYMEDLKNIEKTKETIGKPEKEEGTLERDEDKQDDRTKGEKKEGDADLSKMCINTEWGGLGDDGSLDDIITPYDIEVNQNSINPGKQRFEKLTSGMYLGEIVRQVLLDLTRGGLLFRGHVTETLKTPGIFETKYLSQIESDRLALLQVRSILQQLGLDSTCDDSIIVKEVCGAVSRRAAQLCGAGMAAVVDKIRENRGLDHLNITVGVDGALYKLHPHFSRVLKETARVMAPQCNVTFLPSEEGSGKGAALISAGARQRHD; this comes from the exons ATGTTTGCCGTTCATCTCGTTTCATTCTACTTCTCCAAACTCCAGGAGGACCCCACCAAGAAG gtggACAGGTTTCTGTACGCCATGCGTCTCCATGACGACCAGCTGAAAGACATCTCGGCTCGTTTCCAGGCTGAGATGAAGAAGGGCCTTTCATCAGAGAGTAACGCTGCAGCAGCGGTGAAGATGCTGCCCACACAAGTCCGCTCCACTCCTGAAGGAACAG AGAAAGGACAGTTCCTGGCGTTGGATCTTGGAGGCTCCAAGTTTAAGGTGCTCCAAGTTAAAGTGAGAGAGGGCATGGGGATTAGGAAGGGAGGAgtagagatggaggagaagatcTACCCGATACCAAAGGAGGTACTCAgtgggagaggagcagag ctaTTTGACCATGTGTCGGAGTCTCTGAAGGACTTCCTGCATGAGAAGAACATCAGTCTGGAGAAGAAACATCCTTTGGccttcactttctcttttgcCTGTGAACAGTCCAAACTGGATCAG GGATTATTGTTAAACTGGAGTAAAAACTACCGGGTTCGAGGCCTTCAGGGTAAAGATGTGGTCCAGACCCTTAGAGAGGCTATTGACAGGACTGGG GGTATGAATGTAGAGGTGTTAGCCATGGTCAACGACACTGTAGCAACCATGATGACCTGCGGGTTTGATGACCAGTACTGTGACGTAGGACTCATCATTG gtACTGGCACCAATGCATGCTACATGGAGGGGCTGCGTAACGTTGACCTGGTGGAGGGAGACGAGGGCAGGATGTGTATAAACACTGAGTGGGGGGGCTTTGGAGACGACGGGGCTCTGAATGATTACATCACAGAGTTTGATAGAGATGTGGATGCAGCCTCCAACAACCCTGGAAAGCAAAT CTTTGAGAAGATGATCAGTGGAATGTATCTGGGTGAGTTAGTGAGGCTGGTTGTATTAAAGATGGCTAAACGTGGAAAGCTGTTTGATGGACGCGTGTCGGACGCCCTGAGGACTACAGGGAAGATTACCACTGCACATGTAGCAGCCATGGAGCA GTACAAAACTGGTCTCAAGAACACCAGAGAAATTCTCACAGAGCTTGACTTGGACCCGTCACCCGACGACTGTGTTGCCGTTCAACATGTCAGCACCATAGTGTCCTTCAGGTCCTCAAATCTGGTGGCTGCAGGACTGGCGGCCATCTTGAGTCGAATTAAGCAAAATCGTAATTTGAGGACGTTGAGGATCACCGTGGGCGTGGATGGAACTTTGTACAAGACGCACCCACA GTATCCTAAACGTCTCCATAAAGTCGTGCGCCGGTTGCTTCCTGAGTGCCATGTCAGATTTGTCCTGTCAGACAGCGGCAGCAGCAAAGGAGCTGCTTTGGTGACAGCAGTCGCCCAACGACTGGCATCACTAAGACGACAG GTGGATGAGACGCTGTGTCCCTTCAATCTGAGTcaagagcagctgcagctggtcAAGGCCAGGATGAGAGCGGGGCTGGAAGCAGGGCTGAAGACTAAAGGCCCCTCTGCCATCAAGATGCTGCCGTCTTTTGTGTACCGTACACCTGATGGCACAG agCATGGAAAGTACCTTGCCTTGGATCTGGGAGGAACAAACTTCAGAGCTATGATGGtgaactttaaaaaacagaacGCACGACTTTACCATAAGATCTACACAATACCTCTGGAGATAATGCAGGGAACTGGAGAAGAG tTGTTTGATCATATAGCGCAGTGTGTTAGTGACTTCCTGGACTACATGGGGATGAAGAACGCTCATCTTCCTGCAGGCTTCACCTTCTCTTTCCCCTGCGAGCAGACCGCTATTGACACA GGCACATTGGTGAGCTGGACCAAAGGCTACAAGGCCACAGACTGTGAGGGACACGATGTTGTTAGCATGCTGCGGGAGGCCATCAAGAGACGCAAC GAGTTTGACTTGGACATAGCGGCAGTAGTCAATGACACAGTTGGGACCATGATGAGCTGTGCCTATGAAGATCCTCAGTGTGAAATTGGACTGATTGCTG GAACTGGCACTAATGTTTGTTACATGGAGGACCTGAAGAACATTGAGAAGACTAAAGAAACGATTGGAAAGCCTGAAAAAGAAGAGGGGACACTTGAAAGAGATGAGGATAAG CAGGATGATAGGActaaaggagagaaaaaggagggcGATGCTGACTTATCAAAGATGTGTATAAACACAGAGTGGGGAGGTCTGGGTGatgatggctctctggatgacatcatcacaccgTATGACATTGAGGTGAACCAAAACTCGATCAATCCCGGAAAACAAAG GTTTGAAAAGCTGACCAGTGGGATGTACTTAGGAGAAATTGTCCGTCAGGTGTTGTTGGATTTGACCAGAGGAGGTTTGCTGTTCAGAGGCCACGTCACTGAAACGTTAAAAACACCTGGAATATTCGAAACCAAATACCTGTCACAAATAGAGAG TGACCGGCTGGCCCTGCTGCAGGTCAGATCTATTCTCCAACAGCTGGGGCTGGACAGCACCTGTGATGACAGCATCATTGTCAAAGAG GTATGTGGGGCAGTGTCGCGTCGTGCGGCTCAGCTGTGTGGGGCAGGAATGGCGGCCGTGGTCGATAAGATCAGAGAGAACCGAGGACTGGACCATCTGAACATCACTGTAGGGGTGGACGGGGCACTCTACAAACTGCATCCACA TTTCTCTCGAGTGCTCAAAGAGACTGCCAGAGTTATGGCTCCTCAGTGTAACGTGACCTTCCTGCCATCGGAGGAAGGCAGTGGGAAGGGTGCTGCCCTCATCTCAGCTGGAGCCAGACAGAGGCATGACTGA